From a single Rhizobium lusitanum genomic region:
- the aspS gene encoding aspartate--tRNA ligase codes for MHRYRSHTCAALRKSDVGSTVRISGWVHRVRDHGGVLFIDLRDHYGITQVVADPDSPAFKLAETVRGEWVIRIDGLVKARTEDTVNKTMPTGEIELYAQEIEVLSAAKELPLPIFGEPDYPEEVRLKYRFLDLRRDTLHKNIVKRTQVISSMRRHMGEVGFTEYTTPILTASSPEGARDFLVPSRIHPGTFYALPQAPQQYKQLLMVAGFDRYFQIAPCFRDEDPRADRLPGEFYQLDLEMSFVTQEDIWNTMAPLMTSIFEEFAEGKPVTKEWPRIPYDVAIRKYGSDKPDLRNPIVMEAVTDHFAGSGFKVFANMIASNPKVEVWAIPAKTGGSRAFCDRMNAWAQSQGQPGLGYIFWRKEGEKLEGAGPLAKNIGEERTDAIRTQLGLGDGDACFFVAGDPAKFYKFAGEARNRAGDELNLIDRDRFELCWIVDFPFFEWSEEEKKVDFAHNPFSMPQGGLEALQNQDPLTIKAYQYDAVCNGFEIASGSIRNQSPETMVAAFEKVGLSQADVEERFGGLYRAFQYGAPPHGGAAFGIDRIIMLLVGAKNLREISLFPMNQQAQDLLMGAPSVATPTQLRELAIRPIPPAKKD; via the coding sequence ATGCATCGTTATCGCAGCCACACATGCGCCGCCCTGCGCAAGTCCGACGTCGGTTCGACCGTCCGCATTTCCGGCTGGGTTCATCGCGTCCGAGATCATGGCGGCGTGCTCTTCATCGACCTGCGCGATCACTATGGCATCACCCAGGTCGTCGCCGATCCGGACTCGCCCGCTTTCAAGCTGGCCGAGACCGTGCGCGGCGAATGGGTCATCCGCATCGACGGCCTGGTGAAGGCCCGCACGGAAGACACAGTCAACAAGACCATGCCGACCGGCGAGATCGAGCTTTATGCGCAGGAGATCGAAGTCCTCTCCGCCGCCAAGGAGCTGCCGCTGCCGATCTTCGGCGAGCCGGACTATCCGGAAGAGGTACGCCTGAAGTACCGCTTCCTCGATCTGCGCCGCGACACGCTGCACAAGAACATCGTAAAGCGCACGCAGGTCATTTCCTCGATGCGCCGCCACATGGGCGAAGTGGGCTTCACCGAATATACGACGCCGATTCTGACAGCCTCATCGCCGGAAGGCGCGCGCGACTTTCTCGTGCCGAGCCGTATTCATCCCGGCACCTTCTATGCGCTGCCGCAGGCGCCGCAGCAGTACAAGCAGCTGTTGATGGTTGCCGGTTTCGACCGCTACTTCCAGATCGCGCCGTGCTTCCGCGATGAAGACCCGCGTGCCGACCGTCTGCCGGGCGAATTCTACCAGCTCGACCTCGAGATGAGCTTCGTGACCCAGGAAGATATCTGGAACACGATGGCACCGCTGATGACCAGCATCTTCGAGGAGTTTGCCGAGGGCAAGCCCGTCACCAAGGAATGGCCGCGCATTCCCTATGACGTCGCGATCCGCAAGTATGGCTCGGACAAGCCGGACCTGCGCAACCCGATCGTCATGGAAGCCGTCACCGACCATTTCGCCGGCTCCGGCTTCAAGGTCTTCGCGAACATGATCGCGTCCAACCCGAAGGTCGAAGTCTGGGCGATCCCGGCCAAGACCGGCGGTTCGCGCGCATTCTGCGATCGCATGAACGCCTGGGCGCAGAGCCAGGGCCAGCCGGGTCTCGGCTACATCTTCTGGCGCAAGGAAGGCGAAAAGCTTGAGGGCGCCGGCCCGCTTGCCAAGAATATCGGCGAGGAGCGTACCGACGCGATCCGTACCCAGCTCGGTCTTGGCGATGGCGATGCCTGCTTCTTCGTGGCCGGCGATCCGGCCAAGTTCTACAAGTTTGCCGGTGAAGCGCGTAACCGCGCCGGCGACGAGCTGAACCTGATCGATCGCGACCGTTTCGAGCTTTGCTGGATCGTCGACTTCCCGTTCTTCGAATGGAGCGAGGAAGAGAAGAAGGTCGACTTCGCTCACAACCCGTTCTCGATGCCGCAGGGTGGCCTTGAGGCGCTGCAGAACCAGGATCCGCTGACGATCAAGGCGTACCAGTATGACGCCGTCTGCAACGGCTTCGAAATCGCCTCGGGCTCGATCCGTAATCAGTCGCCGGAAACCATGGTCGCCGCCTTCGAGAAGGTCGGTCTGAGCCAGGCGGATGTCGAGGAGCGCTTCGGCGGCCTCTACCGTGCCTTCCAGTACGGCGCGCCTCCGCATGGCGGCGCTGCCTTTGGTATCGATCGCATCATCATGCTGCTGGTCGGCGCCAAGAACCTGCGCGAGATCTCGCTGTTCCCGATGAACCAGCAGGCTCAGGACCTCTTGATGGGCGCTCCTTCGGTGGCGACGCCAACGCAGCTGCGCGAACTGGCGATCCGCCCGATTCCGCCGGCCAAGAAGGACTGA
- a CDS encoding serine hydrolase domain-containing protein, whose translation MSLPLENALTAGIDAAIAAALADKRLVGAVVLISRNGEQIYRRAAGLADRENKVAMREDAIFRLASVTKPIVAIATMRLVEQGRIGLDDPITKWLPDFRPRLPDGSEAIIRIRHLLTHTSGLGYTFAEEEGGPYHRAGVSDGLGEPGLSLAENLRRLASAPLRFAPGEGWQYSLAMDVLGGILEKETGKSLDNVIAELVTGPLGLVDTAFSVRDRSRLAAPYMNGSPEPQRMGDEAVAPILDGFIRFVPDRIFDPASYHSGGAGMAGTADDVLAILETVRKGGASFLSGETVKTMMADQAGGHMQPLMPGVGFGYGWSVVTDPTAASIPFSVGTVKWGGVYGHHWFVDPQKGLTVVALTNTALEGMWGQFTVDLDNAVYAGL comes from the coding sequence ATGAGTCTTCCCCTTGAAAACGCTCTTACAGCAGGCATTGATGCTGCGATCGCTGCCGCCTTGGCGGATAAACGACTGGTCGGAGCGGTAGTTCTGATCTCCAGAAATGGCGAACAGATCTATCGCCGCGCCGCCGGCCTGGCGGATCGCGAGAATAAGGTGGCCATGCGGGAGGACGCGATCTTCCGCCTCGCCTCCGTCACCAAGCCGATCGTCGCCATCGCCACCATGCGGCTTGTCGAACAGGGCCGGATCGGCCTGGATGATCCGATCACCAAATGGCTGCCGGATTTCCGGCCACGCCTGCCAGATGGGAGCGAGGCGATCATTCGTATCCGACACCTGCTGACGCATACGTCCGGACTGGGCTACACATTCGCCGAGGAGGAAGGCGGCCCCTATCACCGCGCCGGCGTGTCCGATGGGCTCGGTGAACCGGGCCTCTCGCTTGCCGAAAATCTGAGGCGTCTCGCAAGCGCACCCTTGCGCTTTGCCCCCGGAGAAGGCTGGCAATACTCGCTGGCGATGGATGTGCTTGGCGGCATCCTGGAAAAGGAAACCGGCAAAAGTCTCGACAATGTCATAGCGGAGTTGGTGACAGGGCCGCTTGGTCTTGTCGATACCGCCTTTTCCGTGCGCGACCGGAGCCGCCTCGCCGCTCCCTATATGAACGGTTCGCCGGAACCACAGCGGATGGGAGACGAGGCCGTGGCGCCCATACTCGATGGCTTCATTCGATTTGTGCCGGACCGAATATTCGATCCGGCCTCCTACCACTCCGGCGGCGCCGGCATGGCCGGAACGGCGGACGATGTGCTCGCCATTCTCGAAACCGTTCGCAAGGGCGGCGCGTCGTTCTTGTCCGGCGAGACGGTCAAAACCATGATGGCGGATCAGGCGGGTGGGCATATGCAGCCGCTAATGCCGGGCGTCGGCTTTGGTTACGGCTGGTCCGTCGTCACTGACCCTACCGCTGCAAGTATTCCGTTCTCCGTCGGAACTGTGAAGTGGGGCGGCGTCTATGGCCATCACTGGTTCGTCGATCCGCAGAAAGGCCTGACCGTGGTGGCACTCACCAACACTGCACTCGAAGGCATGTGGGGACAATTCACCGTCGACCTCGATAATGCGGTCTACGCAGGGCTCTAA
- a CDS encoding TetR/AcrR family transcriptional regulator produces the protein MTTVKNSEETEKSTHRKRGRPPAFDRETVLAAARDTFWKHGYDGSSIADLTAAMGITPQSLYAAFSSKADLYREALEQYRRMPRPEPGNPLQEAVDSVTAFDRFLRNAAGIFTAPEHPKGCMISTAVLNCAEENEPIAHHVASMRLQTLEIFKARIERGIAEGDMRPDANARSLARFLGAIVQGMSVQARDGATREELLEIIAHARSELMRHRLEPVAVK, from the coding sequence GTGACCACTGTGAAAAATAGCGAAGAAACTGAAAAATCCACTCATCGCAAGCGTGGCCGTCCGCCGGCCTTCGATCGCGAGACGGTTCTAGCGGCAGCGCGCGATACGTTCTGGAAGCATGGCTATGACGGCTCGTCCATCGCGGATCTGACCGCCGCCATGGGGATCACGCCGCAGAGCCTTTATGCAGCCTTCAGTTCGAAAGCCGATCTTTACCGCGAAGCGCTGGAGCAATATCGGCGCATGCCGCGACCCGAGCCAGGCAATCCTTTGCAGGAAGCGGTGGACAGCGTCACCGCTTTCGATCGCTTTCTCCGGAATGCAGCCGGAATATTCACCGCGCCGGAACATCCCAAGGGCTGCATGATATCGACGGCCGTGCTGAACTGTGCGGAAGAGAATGAGCCGATCGCCCATCATGTCGCGTCGATGCGCCTGCAGACGCTGGAGATATTCAAGGCACGGATCGAGCGTGGTATCGCGGAAGGCGACATGCGGCCTGATGCGAATGCGCGGTCCCTGGCCCGCTTTCTCGGGGCGATCGTGCAGGGCATGTCCGTTCAGGCCCGAGATGGCGCGACCAGGGAGGAATTACTAGAGATCATCGCTCATGCCCGAAGCGAGTTGATGCGGCACCGGCTTGAGCCGGTTGCGGTGAAATGA
- the parC gene encoding DNA topoisomerase IV subunit A gives MGKNLLPPSGGDDDSIVPVDLKAALEERYLAYALSTIMHRALPDVRDGLKPVHRRIVYAMSEMGLRPNSAFRKCAKIVGEVMGNYHPHGDQSIYDALARLAQDFSQRYTLVNGQGNFGNIDGDSPAAMRYTESKMTAVSELLLEGIDQDVVDFRDTYDESNSEPVVLPGAFPNLLANGSSGIAVGMATSIPSHNAHELCDAALHLIKDREATVETLVQLYIPGPDFPTGGIIIDDRQSIIEAYKTGRGGFRVRAKWEIEDLGRGGYQIVVTEIPFQVQKSRLIEKIAELLLARRLPLLEDIRDESAEDIRVVLIPKSRTVDATILMESMFKLSELESRFPLNMNVLSMGRIPKVMALNEVLKEWLDHRREVLQRRSRFRLAAIEKRLEILGGFLIAYLNIDEVIAIIREEDEPKPVMMERFGLTDNQVEAILNMRLRSLRRLEEFEIRKEFDGLSKEKAEIEVLLASDEKQWQTVAWEIGEVKKKFAKATEIGRRRTQFAEAPEADDAALQQAMIEKEPITVVVSEKGWIRALKGHISETSTLTFKEGDALKVAFPAQTTDKILIITTGGKAYTLGGDKLPGGRGHGEPLRIMVDMENDQDVLTAFVHDPQRKQLVASTAGNGFIVLETELVANTRKGKQIMNLTTPDETKLLVPVSGDHVAVVGENRKLVVFPLTQIPEMSRGKGVRLQRYKDGGVSDIKCFAIADGLTWEDSAGRTFTKTKDELAEWLGDRSAAGRAVPKGFPRTGRFSG, from the coding sequence ATGGGAAAAAATCTTCTACCGCCTAGTGGCGGCGACGACGACAGCATCGTTCCGGTTGACCTGAAGGCCGCGCTCGAAGAGCGCTATCTGGCCTATGCTTTGTCGACGATCATGCACCGCGCACTTCCGGATGTTCGCGACGGCCTGAAGCCGGTTCATCGCCGCATTGTTTACGCAATGAGCGAGATGGGCCTGCGTCCTAACTCGGCCTTCCGCAAATGCGCCAAGATCGTCGGCGAAGTGATGGGTAACTATCACCCGCACGGCGACCAGTCGATCTACGATGCGCTGGCCCGCCTGGCGCAGGATTTCTCGCAGCGTTACACGCTGGTCAACGGCCAGGGCAATTTCGGCAATATCGACGGCGATAGCCCGGCCGCGATGCGCTACACCGAATCCAAGATGACGGCAGTCTCCGAGCTGCTGCTCGAAGGCATCGATCAGGATGTCGTGGACTTCCGCGATACCTACGACGAGTCGAATTCCGAACCGGTCGTTCTGCCGGGCGCCTTCCCGAACCTGCTCGCCAACGGCTCCTCCGGCATCGCTGTGGGCATGGCGACCTCCATCCCGTCGCATAACGCCCACGAACTCTGCGATGCCGCACTGCATCTGATCAAGGATCGCGAGGCCACCGTTGAGACGCTGGTGCAGCTCTATATTCCCGGTCCGGACTTCCCGACCGGCGGCATCATCATCGACGATCGCCAGAGCATCATCGAGGCCTACAAGACAGGCCGCGGAGGATTTCGCGTCCGCGCCAAATGGGAAATCGAGGATCTCGGTCGTGGTGGCTACCAGATCGTCGTCACGGAAATTCCGTTCCAGGTGCAGAAGTCGCGGCTGATCGAGAAGATCGCCGAGCTGCTTCTGGCGCGCAGGCTGCCGCTGCTCGAGGACATTCGCGATGAATCCGCCGAGGACATCCGCGTCGTCCTGATCCCGAAGAGTCGCACCGTCGATGCGACGATCCTGATGGAGTCGATGTTCAAGCTGTCGGAGCTGGAAAGCCGCTTCCCGCTCAACATGAACGTCCTCTCCATGGGCCGCATCCCGAAGGTCATGGCGCTGAACGAGGTGCTGAAGGAGTGGCTCGACCATCGCCGTGAAGTCCTGCAGCGCCGTTCGCGCTTCCGGCTCGCGGCCATCGAGAAACGGCTGGAAATTCTCGGCGGCTTCCTGATCGCCTACCTCAACATCGACGAGGTCATCGCCATCATCCGCGAGGAGGATGAGCCGAAGCCTGTGATGATGGAGCGGTTCGGGCTCACGGACAATCAGGTCGAAGCGATCCTCAACATGCGGCTGCGTTCTTTGCGCAGGCTCGAGGAATTCGAAATCCGCAAGGAATTCGATGGCCTCAGCAAGGAAAAGGCCGAGATCGAGGTATTGCTCGCCTCCGACGAAAAGCAGTGGCAGACGGTCGCCTGGGAAATCGGCGAGGTGAAGAAGAAGTTTGCCAAGGCGACCGAGATCGGCCGCCGCCGCACGCAATTCGCCGAAGCGCCAGAGGCCGATGACGCGGCGCTCCAGCAGGCGATGATCGAGAAGGAACCGATCACTGTCGTCGTTTCGGAAAAAGGCTGGATTCGTGCCCTGAAGGGCCACATCTCCGAGACCTCGACGCTCACCTTCAAGGAGGGCGACGCGCTGAAGGTGGCCTTCCCGGCGCAGACGACCGACAAGATCCTGATCATCACCACCGGCGGCAAGGCCTATACGCTCGGCGGCGACAAGCTGCCCGGCGGGCGCGGTCACGGCGAGCCCCTGCGCATCATGGTCGACATGGAGAACGACCAGGATGTGTTGACCGCCTTCGTCCACGATCCGCAGCGCAAGCAACTCGTGGCTTCCACTGCCGGCAACGGCTTTATCGTGCTGGAAACGGAATTGGTCGCCAATACCCGCAAGGGCAAGCAGATCATGAACCTGACGACGCCGGACGAGACGAAACTACTCGTGCCCGTGTCTGGCGATCATGTTGCCGTCGTCGGCGAGAACCGCAAGCTGGTGGTTTTCCCGTTGACGCAGATTCCGGAAATGTCGCGCGGCAAGGGCGTCCGTTTGCAGCGCTACAAGGACGGCGGTGTCTCGGATATCAAGTGCTTCGCTATCGCTGACGGACTGACCTGGGAAGACAGCGCCGGCCGCACGTTCACCAAGACGAAGGACGAGCTGGCCGAATGGCTGGGCGATCGTTCTGCCGCAGGCCGCGCCGTGCCGAAGGGCTTCCCCAGAACCGGCAGGTTTTCGGGGTGA
- a CDS encoding type II toxin-antitoxin system death-on-curing family toxin has product MSGYKWLTREAIEIMHHEQLAEHGGLAGLKDENALEAAIARPLNKAAYGENDLFALAAAYLYGLVRNHPFSDEDKRTGYLAAFTFLYINGYLIDTDDGMIIAFVLGVAAGEIDEAGATHFLRDFSVPLSD; this is encoded by the coding sequence ATGAGCGGATACAAGTGGCTGACGCGCGAAGCCATCGAGATCATGCATCACGAACAGCTTGCGGAGCATGGCGGATTAGCGGGCCTCAAAGATGAAAACGCGCTGGAAGCTGCTATCGCACGTCCACTAAACAAAGCTGCATATGGCGAAAATGATCTATTCGCTCTTGCGGCGGCCTATCTGTATGGCCTCGTTCGGAACCATCCTTTTTCAGATGAAGATAAAAGAACGGGCTATCTGGCGGCCTTTACGTTTCTCTACATCAACGGCTATCTGATCGACACGGACGATGGAATGATTATCGCCTTCGTATTGGGCGTCGCAGCTGGAGAAATCGATGAGGCAGGCGCGACCCACTTTCTCAGAGATTTCTCCGTTCCGCTAAGCGACTAA
- a CDS encoding AbrB/MazE/SpoVT family DNA-binding domain-containing protein — protein MNIVIRKIGNSEGVIIPKEVLQRLGLKSGDALEIREVNGTIELVPERADLAEQLRAARLGMQKYRAALRELAK, from the coding sequence ATGAACATCGTCATCCGCAAGATCGGCAATTCCGAAGGCGTGATCATTCCGAAGGAAGTTCTTCAAAGACTCGGCTTGAAAAGCGGTGATGCTCTGGAAATACGTGAAGTGAATGGCACCATCGAGCTGGTTCCAGAGCGCGCTGACCTTGCTGAACAATTGCGGGCGGCAAGGCTCGGGATGCAAAAATATCGCGCCGCGCTGCGCGAGCTCGCAAAATGA
- a CDS encoding DMT family transporter: protein MVSHLSDHRKGLLLSAIGGLALSVDIPLIRLSSGDAWSVLSARSVATVIVSLLALVVIRRLTGSLRSVLPGWAGLPVALLYGLTTIAFVLAVYYTTAANVVFIIALNPMFAALLSWIFLKERPALSTIVTMIAMIFGVGLIVRDGMESGHVLGDALAIFASFAIACAITIGRASRRDMGFASLLSAVIPAAVGLYHIIPSGLSIDHPGWILLDGGILMPLAFWCLATGTRFLSAPEVAMFYLLETILAPIWVWLIFAEAPSNMTLAGGLVLVVALAAHSLWQARVKARAVAAG, encoded by the coding sequence ATGGTCTCCCATCTCTCCGATCACAGGAAGGGCCTGCTGCTGAGCGCTATCGGGGGCCTCGCGCTGTCGGTGGATATTCCGTTGATCCGACTTTCGAGCGGCGACGCCTGGTCGGTGCTGTCGGCGCGTAGTGTTGCGACCGTCATCGTGTCGCTTCTCGCGCTTGTCGTCATCCGCCGCCTCACCGGCTCCCTGCGTAGCGTCCTGCCGGGCTGGGCCGGACTTCCCGTCGCCCTGCTCTACGGCCTGACGACGATCGCCTTTGTGCTTGCCGTCTATTACACCACGGCGGCCAATGTCGTCTTCATCATCGCCCTCAACCCGATGTTCGCCGCGCTCCTCTCCTGGATCTTCCTCAAGGAGCGCCCCGCCCTTTCCACGATTGTCACCATGATCGCCATGATCTTCGGCGTCGGGCTGATCGTGCGGGATGGCATGGAGAGCGGCCATGTCCTCGGCGACGCACTCGCGATTTTCGCGTCTTTCGCCATCGCCTGCGCCATTACCATCGGCCGCGCCTCCCGTCGGGACATGGGCTTTGCCTCGCTGCTCTCCGCCGTTATCCCAGCCGCGGTCGGCCTCTATCACATCATTCCCTCAGGCCTCAGCATCGATCATCCCGGCTGGATCCTGCTCGATGGCGGGATTCTGATGCCGCTGGCCTTCTGGTGCCTCGCGACCGGTACACGCTTCCTCTCGGCGCCGGAAGTGGCGATGTTCTATCTGCTGGAAACGATCCTCGCGCCGATCTGGGTCTGGCTGATCTTCGCCGAAGCGCCAAGCAACATGACGCTGGCGGGCGGACTGGTGTTGGTCGTGGCGCTAGCGGCGCATTCGCTGTGGCAGGCGCGGGTGAAGGCAAGAGCGGTGGCGGCGGGGTGA
- a CDS encoding arginyltransferase encodes MNTQSTPSPQFYLTAPAACPYLPREMERKVFTHLVGPRAAEMNDILTQGGFRRSQNIAYRPACEACRACISVRILAQEFEPTRSMKRVQSTNSDIIATEFPAQPSSEQYSLFRRYLDYRHQQGGMSDMTVLDYAIMVEDTHVNTRIIEYRRREEGSGLEQRPKGELLAAALTDVMSDGLSMVYSYFNPDQQDRSLGTFMILDHIRRTKALGLPHVYLGYWVKGSRKMDYKTRFQPQEHLTARGWERFDPADTGEDHPR; translated from the coding sequence ATGAATACGCAGTCGACGCCATCTCCGCAGTTTTATCTGACGGCACCGGCAGCCTGCCCGTACCTGCCGCGTGAGATGGAGCGCAAGGTCTTCACCCATCTCGTCGGCCCACGCGCGGCGGAGATGAACGATATTCTGACCCAGGGCGGCTTCCGCCGTTCGCAGAACATCGCCTACCGTCCTGCCTGCGAAGCCTGCCGCGCCTGCATCTCCGTCCGCATTCTCGCCCAGGAATTCGAGCCCACCCGCTCGATGAAACGCGTGCAGTCGACAAACAGCGACATCATCGCCACCGAATTTCCGGCCCAGCCGTCCAGCGAGCAATATTCCCTCTTCCGCCGTTATCTCGATTATCGCCATCAACAGGGCGGCATGTCCGACATGACCGTACTCGACTATGCGATCATGGTCGAGGACACCCACGTCAACACCCGCATCATCGAATATCGCCGGCGCGAGGAAGGCTCGGGACTGGAGCAAAGGCCGAAAGGCGAGCTGCTGGCAGCAGCCCTCACCGACGTGATGAGCGACGGGCTATCGATGGTCTATTCCTATTTCAATCCCGATCAACAGGATCGCTCGCTCGGGACCTTCATGATCCTCGATCATATCAGGCGGACCAAGGCGCTCGGCCTGCCGCACGTCTATCTCGGCTATTGGGTCAAGGGCTCGCGCAAGATGGACTACAAGACGCGGTTCCAGCCGCAGGAGCATCTGACGGCCCGCGGCTGGGAGCGCTTCGATCCCGCGGATACCGGCGAAGATCACCCCCGCTGA
- a CDS encoding RDD family protein yields the protein MSSNPSPLYAAPDDWRAYSGVLSRRIFAFIIDYVIVALLCIPAAIVLFFVSVLTLGLGFFLYPALFIIVAGLYFGWTLGGQHHASLGMRAVGIAMVRVDGRRMDFLTAIVHLALFWILNSILTPLILLAGLFIERSRLIHDLLLGTVIVKTA from the coding sequence ATGAGCTCTAATCCCAGCCCGCTTTATGCAGCACCGGACGACTGGCGCGCCTATAGTGGCGTGCTGAGCCGGCGCATCTTCGCGTTCATCATCGACTACGTCATCGTCGCCCTGCTCTGCATTCCGGCGGCCATCGTTCTGTTTTTCGTCTCGGTCCTGACGCTTGGGCTCGGTTTCTTCCTCTACCCTGCTCTCTTCATCATCGTGGCCGGCCTCTATTTCGGCTGGACGCTCGGCGGTCAGCACCACGCCTCGCTCGGCATGCGTGCCGTGGGGATCGCCATGGTGCGCGTCGACGGCCGTCGGATGGATTTCCTGACCGCCATCGTGCATCTGGCCCTGTTCTGGATTCTGAATTCCATCCTGACGCCGCTTATCCTGCTGGCGGGTCTTTTCATCGAACGCAGCCGCCTGATTCATGACCTGCTGCTCGGCACGGTCATCGTCAAAACGGCGTAA
- the hemB gene encoding porphobilinogen synthase has protein sequence MQDKTHLVDEITGHRRMRRNRKADWTRRLVQENRLTVDDLIWPIFVIPGSGIVEPIPAMPGVNRMTVDKAVEAAKEAADLGIPALATFPNIEMHLRDETGSNSLEKNNLINLATAAIKKAVPNIGVITDVALDPFTSHGHDGILRGNDIVNDETVEQVMRAAVYQADAGADIIAPSEMMDGRIGAIRHALDAAGHQGVGIMSYATKFSSAFYGPYREAISTGGLLKGDKKAYYIDPANGTEAVRDAALDVEEGADMLMVKPGLPYIDICWRLKEAFGLPTFAYQVSGEYSMIKAAAANGWIDGERVMLETLLAFKRAGCDGILTYFAMDVAKLLAKR, from the coding sequence ATGCAGGACAAGACGCATCTTGTTGACGAGATAACCGGGCATCGGCGGATGCGGCGCAATCGCAAGGCCGACTGGACGCGTCGCCTGGTGCAGGAAAACCGCCTGACCGTCGACGACCTGATCTGGCCAATCTTCGTCATCCCCGGTAGCGGCATCGTCGAGCCGATCCCGGCCATGCCCGGCGTCAATCGCATGACCGTCGACAAGGCCGTGGAAGCGGCAAAGGAAGCCGCCGATCTCGGCATCCCAGCACTTGCCACCTTTCCGAATATCGAAATGCACCTGCGCGACGAAACCGGCTCGAATAGCCTGGAAAAGAACAACCTCATCAATCTCGCCACCGCCGCCATCAAGAAGGCGGTGCCGAATATCGGCGTCATCACCGACGTCGCACTCGACCCCTTCACCAGCCACGGCCATGACGGCATTCTGCGCGGCAACGACATCGTCAATGACGAAACGGTCGAACAGGTGATGCGCGCCGCTGTCTACCAGGCGGATGCCGGCGCCGATATCATCGCGCCGTCGGAAATGATGGACGGGCGCATCGGCGCCATCCGCCATGCACTCGATGCCGCCGGCCACCAGGGCGTCGGCATCATGAGCTACGCCACCAAATTCAGTTCGGCCTTCTACGGTCCCTATCGCGAGGCGATCTCGACCGGCGGCCTGCTGAAGGGCGACAAGAAGGCCTATTATATAGACCCGGCCAATGGCACCGAGGCGGTGCGCGACGCCGCTCTCGACGTCGAGGAAGGCGCCGACATGCTGATGGTCAAGCCTGGCCTGCCCTATATCGACATCTGCTGGCGCCTGAAGGAAGCTTTCGGCCTACCGACCTTCGCCTACCAGGTCTCCGGCGAGTATTCGATGATCAAGGCGGCGGCGGCCAATGGCTGGATCGACGGCGAGCGGGTGATGCTGGAAACGCTGCTCGCCTTCAAGCGCGCCGGCTGCGACGGCATCCTCACCTATTTCGCCATGGACGTGGCGAAGCTTCTGGCAAAGAGGTAA
- a CDS encoding DUF6163 family protein, which yields MEPDSSAIPKNTLTDILFVVFLRLIAIACFWLGLQYWSMLVGYSLAGQARFDLLNLPWKVASAGLAVVFPVAALGLWLTVSWGPVIWVLAAGGQALMYGLWPQIFGSNLLIVILHACVAVLYCAFRILLWLEKRRRQQQVMVDLP from the coding sequence ATGGAACCTGATTCTTCCGCCATACCCAAGAACACGCTGACGGACATTCTGTTCGTCGTGTTCCTGCGGCTGATCGCCATTGCCTGTTTCTGGCTGGGCCTGCAATATTGGTCGATGCTGGTCGGCTATTCGCTGGCGGGCCAGGCCCGGTTCGATCTGCTCAACCTGCCCTGGAAGGTGGCAAGCGCCGGTCTTGCCGTCGTCTTCCCCGTTGCGGCTCTCGGCCTGTGGCTGACAGTCTCCTGGGGGCCGGTCATCTGGGTGCTTGCCGCAGGCGGCCAGGCGCTGATGTACGGCCTCTGGCCGCAGATCTTCGGCTCCAATTTATTGATCGTGATCCTGCATGCCTGCGTGGCCGTTCTCTACTGTGCTTTTCGCATTTTGCTATGGCTGGAAAAGCGCCGGCGCCAGCAGCAGGTAATGGTTGATTTACCCTGA
- the ldtR gene encoding transcriptional regulator LdtR translates to MNTKIKPQAVATARDQQVEDIRGLYMESLHLVERLHRRLLDVIKDEFDRQGRDDVNAVQALLLFNIGNSELTAGELRSRGFYLGSNVSYNVKKLVDLGFINHQRSRIDRRSVRISLTDSGQDIAETVAKLYDRHIGSIDKVGGIGTDEFTQMNKLLQRLDRFWNDSIAYRM, encoded by the coding sequence ATGAACACGAAAATCAAGCCGCAGGCAGTCGCAACCGCTCGGGACCAGCAGGTCGAGGATATCCGTGGTCTGTACATGGAATCCCTCCACCTGGTGGAGCGTCTTCACCGCCGTCTCCTCGATGTGATCAAGGATGAGTTCGACCGCCAGGGTCGCGACGACGTCAACGCCGTCCAGGCACTGCTCCTCTTCAACATCGGCAATTCCGAGCTCACCGCCGGCGAACTGCGCTCGCGCGGCTTCTACCTCGGCTCCAACGTTTCCTACAACGTCAAGAAGCTGGTCGACCTCGGCTTCATCAATCACCAGCGTTCGCGCATCGACCGTCGCTCGGTCCGCATCAGCCTGACGGATAGCGGTCAGGATATCGCCGAAACCGTCGCCAAGCTCTACGACCGCCACATCGGCTCGATCGACAAGGTCGGCGGCATCGGCACGGACGAGTTCACCCAGATGAACAAGCTCCTGCAGCGCCTCGACCGCTTCTGGAACGATAGTATCGCTTATCGCATGTAA